In one window of Azotobacter salinestris DNA:
- a CDS encoding protease inhibitor I42 family protein: MRLALPYLLPLGLIWMTGCTHNGSTTVTLEEDSDCPLQLESRQHLVLSLPSNPSTGYRWQVRESAARVLRSLGPEVYSEAEESGVVGSAGQSTWRFQAVQAGKDNLLLVYQRPWEVGKEPEKVFDCAITVE, from the coding sequence ATGCGCCTTGCCCTGCCATACCTGCTGCCTCTCGGCCTCATCTGGATGACGGGCTGCACGCACAACGGCAGCACCACCGTCACCCTCGAGGAGGACAGTGACTGCCCGCTGCAACTGGAAAGCCGCCAGCACCTGGTGCTGAGCCTGCCCAGCAACCCTTCCACCGGCTATCGCTGGCAAGTCCGCGAATCCGCCGCACGGGTACTGCGCAGCCTGGGTCCGGAAGTCTACAGCGAAGCGGAAGAATCCGGAGTGGTCGGCAGCGCCGGGCAGTCGACTTGGCGCTTCCAGGCCGTGCAGGCCGGCAAGGACAACCTGCTGCTGGTCTACCAGCGGCCCTGGGAGGTCGGCAAGGAGCCGGAAAAGGTCTTCGACTGCGCCATCACCGTCGAATGA
- the cmoA gene encoding carboxy-S-adenosyl-L-methionine synthase CmoA, with the protein MKHSPDRLFAQPLAEVPDFTFNEDVARVFPDMIKRSVPGYPTIVENIGVLAAQFARPGTRLYDLGCSLGAVSQALRRHVKSEGCRVIAVDNSPAMLERCREYLHAQDAMFQELLPVETIEADILALELAPASLVAMNFTLQFIPPERRLDLLGRIHRALLPGGALILSEKLRFGDAEEHALLGELHVAFKRANGYSELEIAQKRSAIENVMKPDSLEEHRLRLQAAGFRKVVPWFQCLNFASLIALP; encoded by the coding sequence GTGAAACACTCCCCCGACCGCCTCTTCGCCCAGCCCCTCGCCGAAGTGCCGGACTTCACCTTCAACGAAGACGTGGCCCGGGTGTTCCCGGACATGATCAAGCGCTCGGTGCCGGGCTACCCGACCATCGTCGAGAACATCGGCGTGCTCGCTGCGCAGTTCGCCCGGCCCGGCACCCGCCTCTACGATCTCGGCTGTTCCCTCGGTGCCGTTAGCCAGGCACTGCGCCGCCATGTGAAAAGCGAAGGTTGCCGGGTGATCGCGGTGGACAATTCGCCGGCCATGCTCGAGCGCTGCCGCGAATACCTGCACGCCCAGGACGCCATGTTCCAGGAGCTGCTGCCGGTGGAGACCATCGAGGCCGACATTCTCGCCCTGGAGCTCGCACCGGCCTCCCTGGTGGCGATGAACTTCACCCTGCAGTTCATCCCGCCCGAACGCCGCTTAGACCTGCTCGGCCGCATCCACCGGGCCCTGCTGCCTGGGGGAGCGCTGATCCTCTCGGAGAAGCTGCGCTTTGGCGATGCCGAGGAGCACGCCCTGCTCGGCGAGTTGCACGTCGCCTTCAAGCGGGCCAACGGCTACAGCGAACTGGAGATCGCCCAGAAACGCAGCGCCATCGAGAACGTGATGAAACCGGACAGCCTCGAGGAACATCGTCTACGCCTGCAGGCCGCCGGCTTTCGCAAGGTCGTGCCCTGGTTCCAGTGTCTCAACTTCGCCTCGCTGATCGCCCTGCCATGA
- the cmoB gene encoding tRNA 5-methoxyuridine(34)/uridine 5-oxyacetic acid(34) synthase CmoB: MIDLYPLVRRLAGTPLAAWADSLPAQLDERLTRSHGDLQRWQAALQALPPLTVERIELGERVGLAGTCDDYTRAALRQALLGLSPWRKGPFDLFGVHVDTEWRSDWKWQRVAPHLDLRGRRILDVGCGNGYYMWRMLGADADCVIGVDPNWLFFCQFLALRRYLPELPAWHLPLALEDLPEKLEGFDTVFSMGVLYHRRSPIDHLLALKDCLRRGGELLLETLVVDGDATTVLVPENRYAQMRNVWFLPSVAALELWLRRAGFVEVRCVDVAVTSVEEQRATEWMTFQSLPDFLDPTDPGRTVEGLPAPTRAVLLARKP, encoded by the coding sequence ATGATCGACCTGTATCCCCTCGTCCGCCGCCTCGCCGGCACCCCCCTGGCCGCTTGGGCCGACAGCCTCCCGGCACAGCTGGATGAGCGCCTGACCCGCAGCCATGGTGACCTGCAACGCTGGCAGGCAGCCCTGCAGGCACTGCCCCCGTTGACTGTCGAGCGCATCGAGCTGGGCGAGCGGGTAGGTCTTGCCGGCACCTGCGATGACTACACCCGCGCCGCCCTGCGCCAGGCCCTGCTCGGCTTGTCGCCGTGGCGCAAGGGGCCTTTCGACCTGTTCGGCGTGCATGTCGATACCGAATGGCGCTCGGACTGGAAGTGGCAGCGGGTCGCTCCGCACCTGGACCTGCGCGGCCGGCGCATCCTCGATGTAGGCTGCGGCAACGGCTACTACATGTGGCGCATGCTCGGCGCCGATGCCGACTGCGTGATCGGTGTCGATCCCAACTGGCTGTTCTTCTGCCAGTTCCTCGCGCTCCGGCGTTATCTGCCGGAATTGCCCGCCTGGCACCTGCCGCTCGCCCTCGAGGACCTGCCGGAAAAGCTGGAGGGGTTCGACACGGTGTTCTCCATGGGCGTGCTTTATCACCGCCGCTCGCCCATCGACCATCTGCTGGCGCTCAAGGACTGCCTTCGCCGAGGGGGCGAGCTGCTGCTGGAAACCCTGGTGGTCGACGGCGACGCCACGACCGTGCTGGTGCCGGAAAATCGCTATGCCCAGATGCGCAACGTCTGGTTCCTGCCTTCGGTGGCGGCCCTGGAGCTGTGGCTGCGCCGTGCCGGCTTCGTCGAGGTGCGCTGCGTGGATGTCGCCGTCACCTCCGTCGAGGAGCAGCGCGCCACCGAATGGATGACCTTCCAGTCTCTGCCAGACTTTCTCGATCCGACCGACCCCGGCAGGACGGTCGAGGGCCTGCCCGCACCGACCCGTGCAGTGCTGCTGGCCCGCAAGCCCTGA
- a CDS encoding DUF2905 domain-containing protein — MARWLMILGAALLLLGIALHYAPWLFGWFGRLPGDIRVETERGRLFIPFTSMLLISLVASLLINLFRR, encoded by the coding sequence ATGGCCCGCTGGCTGATGATCCTCGGGGCGGCCCTGTTGCTGCTCGGCATCGCGCTGCACTATGCGCCCTGGCTGTTCGGCTGGTTCGGTCGCCTGCCGGGCGACATCCGGGTCGAGACGGAGCGCGGCAGACTCTTCATCCCCTTCACCTCCATGCTGTTGATCAGCCTGGTGGCGAGCCTGCTGATCAACCTGTTCCGCCGTTAG
- the pdxJ gene encoding pyridoxine 5'-phosphate synthase: MTEANRILLGVNIDHVATLRQARGTRYPDPVKAALDAEEAGADGITVHLREDRRHIQERDVRVLKEVLQTRMNFEMGVTEEMLAFAEQIRPAHACFVPETRQELTTEGGLDIAGQEARIRAAVERLARIGCEVSLFIDAEPRQIEAAARIGAPAIELHTGRYADAHTPAETARELARIRDGVEYGLSHGLIVNAGHGLHYHNVEPVAAIPGVHELNIGHAIIAQALFVGFKEAVREMKTLMLGAAMRR, translated from the coding sequence GTGACTGAAGCCAATCGTATCCTGCTGGGCGTGAACATCGATCATGTGGCAACCCTGCGGCAGGCCCGCGGCACCCGCTATCCGGACCCGGTCAAGGCCGCGCTGGATGCCGAGGAGGCCGGCGCCGACGGCATCACCGTGCATCTGCGCGAGGACCGCCGGCACATCCAGGAGCGCGATGTGCGGGTGCTCAAGGAGGTGCTGCAGACACGGATGAACTTCGAGATGGGGGTCACCGAGGAGATGCTTGCCTTCGCCGAGCAGATCCGTCCGGCGCACGCCTGCTTCGTCCCGGAGACCCGTCAGGAGCTGACCACCGAGGGGGGGCTGGACATCGCCGGTCAGGAGGCGCGCATCCGCGCCGCAGTGGAGCGTCTGGCACGCATCGGCTGCGAAGTGTCGCTGTTCATCGACGCCGAGCCGCGGCAGATCGAGGCCGCCGCGCGTATCGGTGCGCCGGCCATCGAACTGCACACCGGTCGCTATGCCGATGCCCATACGCCGGCGGAGACGGCTCGCGAGCTGGCGCGCATCCGCGATGGCGTGGAGTACGGTCTGAGCCACGGGCTGATCGTCAACGCCGGTCACGGGCTGCACTACCACAACGTCGAGCCGGTGGCGGCGATTCCGGGGGTCCACGAGCTGAACATCGGCCATGCCATCATCGCGCAGGCCCTGTTCGTCGGTTTCAAAGAGGCGGTGCGGGAGATGAAGACCCTGATGCTGGGCGCCGCCATGCGCCGCTAA
- the recO gene encoding DNA repair protein RecO, protein MPNQPAFILHSRPYKESSALADFLTPQGRLRAVLRSARGKSGSLARPFVPLELELRGRGELKSVARLESNGIPCWLTGSSLFSGLYLNELLIRLLPLEDPHPSLFDHYALTLDALAAGRPLEPLLRAFEWRLLVELGYGFSLDRDLHDQPVHVQRLYRLLPDVGLELVDQLQPGLFQGGELLAMAEADWQFPGALAAAKRLMRQALAPHLGGRPLVSRELFMNLKEPPRD, encoded by the coding sequence ATGCCCAACCAACCTGCCTTTATCCTGCATAGCCGTCCTTACAAGGAAAGCAGCGCGCTGGCAGATTTCCTCACCCCGCAAGGACGACTGCGTGCAGTGCTGCGCTCCGCGCGCGGCAAGTCTGGCAGTCTGGCTCGACCCTTCGTGCCGCTGGAGCTGGAGTTGCGCGGTCGAGGCGAACTGAAGAGCGTCGCCCGTCTGGAAAGCAATGGCATCCCCTGCTGGCTGACTGGCTCAAGCCTGTTCAGCGGGCTTTATCTGAACGAGCTGCTGATCCGTCTGCTGCCTCTGGAAGATCCACACCCATCCCTGTTCGATCATTACGCTCTCACGCTTGACGCATTGGCGGCTGGGCGTCCGCTGGAGCCTTTGCTGCGTGCCTTCGAATGGCGTCTGCTGGTGGAGCTGGGCTATGGTTTTTCCCTGGACCGCGATCTGCATGATCAGCCCGTGCACGTCCAGAGGCTCTACCGCTTGCTGCCCGATGTCGGGCTGGAGTTGGTTGACCAGTTGCAGCCAGGCCTGTTCCAGGGCGGCGAGCTGCTGGCCATGGCCGAAGCCGACTGGCAGTTTCCCGGTGCCCTGGCCGCGGCCAAGCGCCTGATGCGCCAGGCCCTGGCGCCTCATCTTGGTGGTCGGCCGCTGGTCAGCCGCGAACTCTTCATGAATCTCAAGGAGCCCCCCCGTGACTGA
- a CDS encoding polysaccharide lyase family 7 protein gives MAYNSDYFDLRNWKLTLPVDSKGGTSGVAVEVKNLGGYENSSYFYDAADKAMVFSAMADGATTSGSKYARSELREMNGSDRAAWKLSEGGTMTATLEVDKVPQKSDGSPGRVVIGQIHGKDDELVRLYHENGKVYFVNDRAGSKNAETTFALKDSNGNEPNISLNEKFSYKIDAKGDTLTVEAYADGNTYTSTTKINSVWQSDELYFKAGAYLGVNEGNGSGSAQVSFYGLDFGHKSGTGLAGLQGQSKGSTATATNTVTDAESQTNSTTADSTTSSSTAPATLKGDSGANSLSGTKGNDVIRANGGDDKVYGRDGADELYGNTGNDKLYGNAGDDKLHGNAGNDVLQGGPGKDLLEGGSGADKFVFASLEGAGDTITDFRGGDVINISALVENFSAGGSDMSLQELTANGFIGFKEVADNTHQLHVDVDGAQGATADVALVTVVGVDDSVTDANALIV, from the coding sequence ATGGCTTACAACTCGGATTATTTCGACCTTCGCAACTGGAAACTCACTTTGCCGGTTGACAGTAAGGGCGGCACCAGTGGTGTAGCCGTAGAAGTAAAAAATCTTGGGGGGTATGAAAACTCAAGCTATTTCTACGATGCAGCGGACAAGGCCATGGTTTTTTCTGCCATGGCAGATGGCGCAACAACCAGCGGCTCCAAGTATGCGCGCTCCGAACTGCGCGAAATGAACGGAAGCGATCGGGCCGCCTGGAAGCTCAGCGAGGGGGGGACCATGACGGCAACCCTCGAGGTAGACAAGGTTCCGCAAAAGTCCGATGGTAGCCCCGGTCGAGTGGTCATCGGCCAGATTCATGGTAAGGATGATGAGCTTGTTCGTCTTTATCATGAGAACGGGAAAGTCTATTTTGTAAATGACCGGGCCGGGTCCAAGAATGCCGAGACGACCTTTGCTCTCAAGGACTCCAATGGCAATGAACCCAACATCTCGCTGAACGAAAAGTTCTCTTACAAGATCGATGCCAAGGGTGATACGCTGACGGTCGAAGCCTACGCCGATGGCAATACATACACCTCAACCACCAAGATCAATTCTGTCTGGCAGTCGGATGAGCTCTACTTCAAGGCCGGGGCTTACTTGGGGGTCAATGAGGGCAATGGTTCGGGTAGTGCCCAAGTGTCCTTCTATGGCCTGGATTTCGGCCATAAAAGCGGTACCGGCCTTGCCGGTCTGCAGGGGCAGAGCAAAGGGAGCACGGCCACCGCTACCAACACTGTTACTGATGCCGAGAGCCAGACCAATAGCACTACCGCAGACAGCACCACTTCCTCTTCCACAGCTCCTGCAACCCTGAAAGGCGACAGCGGCGCAAATTCCCTTTCTGGAACCAAGGGGAATGATGTCATTCGTGCAAATGGCGGGGATGACAAGGTATATGGCCGTGACGGTGCTGACGAGCTGTACGGGAACACTGGCAACGATAAACTCTACGGGAATGCCGGCGACGATAAGCTCCATGGCAATGCAGGCAACGACGTGCTGCAGGGCGGCCCTGGCAAGGACTTGCTCGAAGGTGGGAGCGGCGCCGACAAGTTCGTGTTCGCCAGCCTTGAGGGCGCAGGGGACACCATTACCGACTTCCGTGGTGGAGATGTAATCAATATTTCCGCTCTGGTGGAAAATTTCTCCGCTGGCGGGAGCGACATGTCCCTGCAGGAGCTGACTGCCAATGGGTTTATCGGCTTCAAGGAAGTTGCCGACAACACTCACCAATTGCACGTCGATGTCGACGGAGCCCAAGGGGCTACCGCAGATGTCGCGCTCGTGACGGTTGTTGGTGTCGATGACAGTGTGACGGATGCCAACGCGCTCATTGTCTAA
- the era gene encoding GTPase Era: MSEASPLRCGYVAIVGRPNVGKSTLLNHILGQKLAITSRKPQTTRHNMLGIKTEGDVQAIYVDTPGLHKQNDKALNRYMNKTASAALKDVDVVIFMVDRTRWTEEDQLVLDRLQYVQGPLLIAVNKADRLEDKAELLPHLQWLAQQLPNAEIVPISALHGQNLDTLERLVAERLPESEHFFPEDQITDRSSRFLAAELVREKIMRQLGAELPYQVTVEIEDFKQEGRTLHIHALILVEREGQKKIIIGEKGERIKRIGQEARQDMEVLFNSKVMLNLWVKVKGGWSDDERALHSLGYRDN, from the coding sequence ATGAGTGAGGCAAGCCCGCTGCGCTGTGGTTACGTGGCCATCGTTGGCCGCCCGAATGTGGGCAAATCCACACTGCTCAATCACATTCTCGGACAGAAACTGGCGATCACCTCGCGCAAGCCGCAGACTACCCGGCACAACATGCTGGGCATCAAGACCGAAGGCGATGTGCAGGCAATCTACGTCGATACCCCTGGCCTGCATAAGCAGAACGACAAGGCGCTCAACCGCTACATGAACAAGACCGCCTCGGCAGCGCTGAAAGATGTCGATGTGGTGATCTTCATGGTCGATCGCACCCGCTGGACCGAAGAGGACCAACTGGTGCTCGATCGTCTTCAGTATGTGCAGGGACCGTTGCTAATCGCGGTGAACAAGGCCGACCGTCTCGAGGACAAGGCCGAACTGCTGCCGCATCTGCAGTGGTTGGCGCAGCAACTGCCCAACGCCGAAATCGTGCCCATCTCCGCGCTGCATGGGCAAAACTTGGATACCTTGGAGCGGCTGGTTGCCGAGCGCCTGCCGGAGAGCGAGCATTTCTTCCCGGAGGACCAGATTACCGACCGCTCCAGCCGCTTCCTCGCCGCCGAACTGGTACGGGAAAAGATCATGCGCCAGTTGGGGGCCGAACTGCCCTATCAGGTCACCGTGGAAATCGAGGATTTCAAGCAGGAGGGGCGGACTCTCCACATCCACGCGCTGATCTTGGTCGAACGCGAGGGGCAGAAGAAAATCATCATCGGCGAGAAGGGCGAGCGGATCAAACGTATCGGTCAGGAAGCTCGCCAGGACATGGAGGTGCTTTTTAATTCCAAGGTCATGCTTAACCTATGGGTAAAGGTGAAGGGCGGCTGGTCCGACGACGAGCGGGCCCTTCATTCATTGGGTTATCGTGATAATTAG
- the rnc gene encoding ribonuclease III has translation MSSSLNRLERKLGHTFKNQDLMLLALTHRSFASRNNERLEFLGDAILNFVAGEALFERFPQAKEGQLSRLRARLVKGETLALLARGFDLGDHLRLGSGELKSGGFRRESILADALEALIGAIYLDAGLDTVRERVLGWLAGELESLTLVDTNKDPKTRLQEFLQSRACELPRYEVVDIQGEPHCRTFFVECQVALLNDKTYGQGASRRIAEQVAAAAALVALGVENGNE, from the coding sequence GTGAGCTCATCTCTGAATCGTCTCGAGCGCAAGCTCGGCCATACCTTCAAGAACCAGGATCTGATGCTCCTGGCACTGACCCATCGCAGTTTTGCCAGCCGCAACAACGAGCGGCTGGAGTTTCTCGGCGATGCCATCCTCAACTTTGTCGCCGGTGAAGCCTTGTTCGAGCGTTTTCCCCAAGCCAAGGAAGGCCAACTGTCGCGCCTGCGGGCGCGGCTGGTCAAGGGCGAGACCCTGGCCTTGCTGGCCCGCGGCTTCGATCTTGGCGACCACCTGCGACTTGGTTCGGGCGAACTGAAGAGTGGAGGCTTTCGCCGCGAATCCATCCTTGCCGATGCTCTGGAGGCGCTGATCGGGGCCATTTATCTCGATGCCGGTCTGGATACGGTACGCGAGCGTGTACTCGGCTGGCTGGCTGGCGAGTTGGAAAGCCTGACCCTGGTCGATACCAACAAGGATCCCAAGACCCGTCTGCAGGAGTTTCTTCAGTCCAGGGCCTGCGAACTGCCCCGCTACGAAGTGGTGGACATCCAGGGAGAACCCCATTGCCGGACATTCTTCGTCGAATGTCAGGTAGCCCTTCTGAACGACAAGACCTATGGTCAGGGTGCCAGTCGTCGCATTGCCGAACAGGTGGCGGCGGCGGCAGCACTGGTGGCCCTCGGAGTGGAGAACGGCAATGAGTGA
- a CDS encoding DUF4845 domain-containing protein has product MKFPHSQKGLSILSWLVVLAVVAFFASTAFKMMPHYFDYMSMEKIITAIETERAADIRSIGDFYAHVSKGMQVNNLRDLDLQEVLKVTLENNEFRAHLKYEKREPLIENLDLVVNFDKEFRVPMP; this is encoded by the coding sequence ATGAAATTCCCGCATTCGCAGAAAGGCCTGTCGATACTGAGCTGGTTGGTTGTACTGGCCGTGGTGGCGTTTTTCGCCAGTACGGCATTCAAGATGATGCCTCACTATTTCGACTATATGTCCATGGAGAAAATCATCACTGCCATCGAAACGGAGCGAGCCGCCGATATCCGCAGCATCGGAGACTTCTATGCTCATGTCAGCAAAGGTATGCAGGTCAACAACCTCCGGGATCTGGATCTGCAAGAGGTACTGAAAGTGACCTTGGAAAACAATGAGTTTCGCGCTCATCTAAAATACGAAAAGCGCGAACCCCTGATCGAGAATCTCGATCTGGTGGTGAATTTCGACAAAGAATTCCGTGTACCCATGCCGTGA
- the lepB gene encoding signal peptidase I: protein MSINFPLLLVLAVLISGVLVLLDLLVLAPRRRAAVSAYEGSVGQPDQGVVDRLNKEPLLVEYGKSFFPVLAIVLVLRSFLVEPFQIPSGSMKPTLEVGDFILVNKFAYGIRLPVLDTKVIEVGEPQRGDVMVFRYPSDPSINYIKRVVGLPGDHIRYGSDKRLFVNGAPVPEQLLGKASGVLGTAVLYREQLGDVEHLIRKETRRNAEPSREWVVPEGHYFMMGDNRDNSNDSRYWSDPQIADEMQGMVPDENIVGKAFAVWMSWPEPKLQNLPNFARVGLIH, encoded by the coding sequence ATGTCGATCAATTTCCCCCTGTTGCTGGTGCTGGCAGTGCTGATCAGTGGTGTGCTGGTCCTGCTGGATCTGCTCGTGCTGGCACCGCGCCGGCGAGCGGCGGTTTCTGCATACGAGGGCAGCGTCGGCCAACCCGACCAGGGCGTGGTGGACCGTCTCAACAAGGAGCCGTTACTGGTCGAGTATGGCAAGTCGTTCTTCCCGGTGCTGGCCATAGTGCTGGTCCTGCGCTCCTTTCTGGTAGAGCCCTTCCAGATTCCCTCCGGCTCGATGAAGCCCACCCTCGAGGTGGGTGACTTCATTTTGGTGAACAAGTTCGCCTATGGCATCCGTCTGCCGGTGCTGGACACCAAGGTGATCGAAGTAGGCGAGCCACAACGTGGCGATGTCATGGTGTTCCGCTACCCCAGCGATCCGAGCATCAATTACATCAAGCGGGTAGTTGGCTTGCCGGGTGATCATATCCGTTATGGCAGCGACAAGCGGCTGTTCGTCAACGGAGCGCCGGTTCCCGAGCAGTTGCTGGGCAAGGCGTCGGGCGTTCTGGGCACTGCAGTGCTCTACAGGGAGCAACTCGGCGATGTCGAACATCTGATTCGCAAGGAAACCAGGCGCAATGCCGAGCCCTCACGTGAATGGGTCGTGCCGGAAGGGCATTACTTCATGATGGGTGACAATCGCGACAACTCCAACGACAGCCGATACTGGAGTGACCCGCAGATCGCTGATGAGATGCAGGGCATGGTTCCGGACGAGAACATCGTCGGCAAGGCTTTTGCTGTCTGGATGAGTTGGCCGGAGCCCAAATTGCAGAATCTGCCAAATTTCGCCCGTGTCGGCCTGATCCACTGA
- the lepA gene encoding translation elongation factor 4, whose amino-acid sequence MSDLSHIRNFSIIAHIDHGKSTLADRFIQICGGLSEREMEAQVLDSMDLERERGITIKAHSVTLHYKAQDGKTYQLNFIDTPGHVDFTYEVSRSLAACEGALLVVDAGQGVEAQSVANCYTAIEQGLEVMPVLNKMDLPQAEPERVKDEIEHIIGIDATDAVPCSAKSGMGVLDVLEHLVQVIPPPAGEVEAPLQALIIDSWFDNYLGVVSLVRVKHGRVKKGDKILVKSTGKVHQVDSVGVFTPKHTEMPDLKAGEVGFIIAGIKDIHGAPVGDTLTLSSTPDVGMLPGFQRIKPQVYAGLFPVSSDDFEDFREALQKLTLNDAALQYEPESSDALGFGFRIGFLGMLHMEIIQERLEREYDLDLITTAPTVVYEVLLKNGDTVNVDNPSKLPDLASIAEMREPIVRANILVPQEHLGNVINLCIEKRGVQRDMQFLSSQVQISYDLPMNEVVLDFFDRLKSVSRGYASLDYSFDRFQVANLVKLDVLINGDKVDALALIVHRDKAHQKGRALTEKMKELIPRQMFDVAIQAAIGGQIVARTTVKALRKNVLAKCYGGDVTRKRKLLEKQKAGKKRMKQVGSVEIPQEAFLAVLKVDS is encoded by the coding sequence GTGAGTGACCTCAGTCATATCCGCAATTTCTCCATCATTGCCCATATCGATCATGGCAAGTCGACATTGGCAGACCGATTCATTCAGATCTGCGGCGGCCTTTCCGAGCGAGAAATGGAGGCCCAGGTGTTGGACTCCATGGATCTCGAGCGCGAGCGTGGTATCACCATCAAGGCGCATAGCGTGACCCTGCACTACAAAGCGCAGGATGGCAAAACCTATCAGTTGAACTTCATCGATACCCCCGGCCACGTCGACTTCACCTACGAAGTCAGCCGCTCCCTGGCTGCCTGCGAGGGCGCCTTGCTGGTAGTGGATGCCGGTCAGGGGGTGGAGGCCCAGTCGGTCGCCAACTGCTATACCGCCATCGAGCAGGGTCTGGAAGTGATGCCCGTGCTGAACAAGATGGATCTGCCCCAGGCAGAGCCGGAGCGGGTCAAGGACGAGATCGAGCACATCATTGGCATTGATGCCACCGATGCCGTTCCCTGCAGCGCTAAGAGCGGAATGGGCGTTCTTGACGTGCTCGAGCATCTGGTCCAAGTCATTCCACCTCCCGCAGGTGAAGTTGAAGCGCCGCTGCAGGCGCTGATCATCGACTCCTGGTTCGACAACTATCTCGGTGTAGTCTCGCTGGTGCGAGTCAAGCACGGGCGAGTGAAGAAGGGCGACAAGATTCTGGTGAAGTCCACCGGCAAGGTCCACCAGGTGGACAGCGTCGGGGTCTTCACTCCGAAGCACACCGAGATGCCCGACCTCAAGGCGGGCGAAGTGGGCTTCATCATCGCCGGTATCAAGGACATTCATGGTGCGCCGGTAGGCGATACCCTGACCCTTTCCAGCACGCCCGACGTGGGCATGCTGCCGGGCTTCCAGCGGATCAAGCCGCAGGTCTATGCCGGCTTGTTCCCAGTCAGTTCGGATGATTTCGAGGATTTCCGCGAGGCACTGCAGAAACTGACGCTGAACGATGCCGCATTACAGTACGAGCCGGAAAGTTCGGATGCACTCGGTTTCGGATTCCGCATCGGTTTTCTCGGCATGCTGCACATGGAGATCATCCAGGAGCGTCTGGAGCGTGAGTACGACCTGGATCTGATCACCACGGCACCAACGGTGGTCTACGAGGTCCTGCTGAAGAATGGCGATACGGTAAATGTGGACAACCCGTCGAAGTTGCCGGATCTGGCTTCCATTGCCGAAATGCGCGAGCCGATCGTGCGTGCCAACATTCTGGTGCCGCAGGAGCATCTGGGCAATGTTATCAATCTGTGTATCGAAAAGCGTGGTGTCCAGCGCGATATGCAGTTCCTCAGCAGCCAGGTCCAGATCAGTTATGACCTGCCGATGAACGAGGTCGTGCTGGATTTCTTCGACCGCTTGAAATCGGTCAGCCGTGGCTATGCTTCGCTGGATTACAGTTTCGATCGCTTCCAGGTTGCCAATCTGGTCAAGCTGGATGTCCTGATCAATGGCGACAAGGTGGATGCCTTGGCGCTCATCGTGCATCGCGACAAGGCCCACCAGAAGGGCCGGGCCCTTACCGAGAAGATGAAGGAACTGATCCCCCGGCAGATGTTCGATGTGGCTATTCAGGCCGCCATTGGCGGACAGATTGTAGCGCGGACCACGGTCAAGGCGCTGCGAAAGAACGTTTTGGCGAAGTGCTATGGTGGCGACGTCACCCGCAAGCGCAAATTGCTGGAGAAGCAGAAAGCCGGCAAGAAACGGATGAAGCAGGTCGGCAGTGTCGAAATTCCACAGGAAGCCTTCCTCGCTGTGCTCAAGGTAGATAGTTAG